In one window of Coralliovum pocilloporae DNA:
- a CDS encoding phage tail protein produces the protein MSEPFVGEIRMFAGNFAPRGWAFCDGQLLATSQNDALFSLLGTIYGGDGRTTFGLPDMRGRIPLHQGTGPGLSPRRLGSRSGSETETLTTNQLASHSHDLNANTAQATDTAPQGKILAQGVGVNFYNPSDPNVSMAPSAITQTGGSQRHTNLMPTLCVNFIIALFGIYPSRH, from the coding sequence ATGTCGGAACCGTTTGTTGGCGAAATTCGCATGTTCGCGGGCAATTTTGCACCACGAGGCTGGGCCTTCTGTGATGGCCAGTTGCTTGCAACGTCTCAGAATGATGCCTTGTTCTCTCTGCTTGGAACGATCTATGGGGGTGATGGTCGAACGACCTTCGGCCTGCCTGATATGAGAGGCAGAATCCCGCTTCATCAGGGCACAGGGCCCGGACTGAGCCCTCGCAGGCTTGGCAGCAGAAGCGGCAGTGAGACAGAAACCCTGACGACCAATCAACTGGCCAGCCACAGCCACGATCTTAACGCAAATACGGCGCAGGCCACTGATACAGCGCCACAAGGGAAAATCCTCGCCCAGGGCGTGGGAGTCAACTTCTACAACCCGTCAGACCCGAACGTTTCAATGGCGCCTTCCGCGATCACACAGACAGGTGGTTCGCAACGCCATACCAACCTGATGCCCACCTTGTGCGTCAATTTCATCATTGCACTCTTCGGCATTTATCCAAGTCGTCATTAG
- a CDS encoding phage tail protein yields MSEPFIAEIRIFAGNFAPRGWAFCDGQLLPISNNTALFSLIGTTYGGDGRSTTALPNLQGRAPMHPGRGPGLTARRLGEKVGTETVTLSEAQIPSHNHTMRASSSSGVPAVPSNTTALSQPGFGDNLYQNNTTDNLVDLASESVSTTGGGQPHTNIQPFLSLNFIIALTGLYPSRG; encoded by the coding sequence ATGTCGGAACCATTTATTGCAGAAATCCGCATTTTCGCAGGAAACTTCGCACCACGGGGCTGGGCCTTCTGCGACGGACAGCTTCTGCCAATCTCCAACAACACCGCCCTGTTCTCTCTCATAGGCACCACTTATGGCGGGGATGGCCGGAGCACAACCGCTCTTCCCAACCTTCAGGGCCGCGCACCGATGCATCCCGGTCGTGGACCAGGCCTGACAGCGCGGCGGCTCGGTGAAAAAGTCGGCACTGAGACAGTTACTCTGAGCGAAGCCCAGATTCCCTCTCACAATCACACCATGCGAGCCAGCTCGTCATCCGGTGTTCCAGCCGTGCCATCGAACACAACGGCGCTGTCTCAACCGGGATTTGGCGACAATCTTTATCAGAACAACACCACAGACAACCTTGTCGACCTGGCCAGTGAATCAGTCAGCACTACAGGCGGTGGTCAGCCGCACACGAACATTCAGCCGTTTCTGTCTCTGAATTTCATCATCGCGCTGACTGGCCTTTATCCATCGCGCGGCTAG
- a CDS encoding GNAT family N-acetyltransferase, translating into MLVKPTTDVRRLPPIDRASRHSLRYRDITQDDMGFLCALYRSTREAELARTPWDEVQKQAFIQMQFDAQHSHYQKHYPDALWLIIEQNTLPIGRLYLERWQKEHRIIDIALMPSARNTGIGGDILTDLMHDARREDKSVSIHVEKTNPALSLYYRLGFQTTEDKGVYDLLVWTPS; encoded by the coding sequence ATGCTGGTTAAACCAACTACTGATGTGAGGCGCTTGCCGCCAATTGACAGGGCCTCACGTCATTCCCTGCGCTATCGCGACATAACCCAGGACGATATGGGCTTTCTGTGTGCTCTCTACCGCTCGACCCGAGAGGCGGAGCTGGCCCGCACCCCATGGGATGAGGTTCAGAAGCAGGCCTTCATCCAGATGCAGTTCGACGCCCAGCACAGCCATTACCAGAAGCATTATCCGGATGCGTTATGGCTGATCATAGAACAGAATACCCTTCCAATCGGCAGACTTTATCTGGAGCGCTGGCAAAAAGAACATCGGATTATCGATATCGCCTTGATGCCTTCTGCGCGAAATACCGGCATAGGGGGAGACATTCTGACTGACCTGATGCACGACGCCAGACGAGAAGACAAGTCAGTCAGCATCCATGTGGAAAAGACAAATCCTGCCCTGTCCCTCTATTATCGTCTCGGCTTTCAAACCACCGAAGACAAGGGCGTCTATGACCTGCTGGTCTGGACCCCGTCATGA
- a CDS encoding DUF6916 family protein, whose product MRNLNDMTAEDFADLEDTVFHITSLDPRISLQLIEVKKLGSGERKGGAFSLLWQGPSEPVLTQATYCLSQTAIGSHDMFLVPVAEKQAGIQYEAIFT is encoded by the coding sequence ATGCGTAATCTCAATGATATGACAGCTGAAGATTTTGCTGATCTCGAAGACACGGTTTTTCATATTACCTCGCTCGATCCCCGGATTTCCCTGCAGCTCATTGAAGTTAAGAAGCTTGGTTCAGGGGAGCGAAAAGGCGGTGCGTTTTCGCTGTTGTGGCAGGGGCCGTCAGAGCCGGTCCTGACACAGGCGACATATTGTCTGTCCCAGACTGCTATTGGATCTCATGACATGTTTCTGGTGCCGGTGGCTGAAAAGCAGGCTGGCATTCAGTATGAGGCCATCTTTACATAG
- a CDS encoding ATP-binding protein, which produces MNRFSCLWARLSLMTCLMTALSVLIMVGTIITFEIVLDYKFYANLPPEVEAELNVLEEDGIANEKRILEIYATYDDYHIVTWNRIIFTLSVGGLLALTLVSVISSAIARRITQPISDVANAANRIVQGNLSVRVESDTRLGGQEISGLVQNFNQLTESLEISEKRVRQDMAAIAHELRTPLTILIGRLQGIRDGVFEAREEEYDRLLGQTHMLAVLIEDLRTVSLGNAGAIRLNCMVLDLADAVGAAVGAIKPRLQEQDMVVLSDLQPVKVHADGSRIQQITTNLLENALRYASDGQRVEIVTGREGDRAFLEISDCGPGFPDGNAETYFEAFKRGDESRSRATGGSGLGLAVVATLVKAHGGDISASNRSGGGACFRILMPMAHDQSISHSADGSIT; this is translated from the coding sequence ATGAACCGTTTTTCCTGCCTTTGGGCGCGCCTGTCTCTGATGACCTGTCTCATGACGGCCCTCAGTGTCCTCATCATGGTTGGGACAATCATTACGTTTGAGATTGTTCTGGACTACAAATTCTATGCGAACCTCCCACCCGAGGTTGAGGCCGAACTGAACGTTCTCGAAGAGGATGGCATTGCCAATGAAAAACGTATTCTTGAGATCTATGCCACCTATGATGACTATCACATCGTCACCTGGAACAGGATTATCTTCACATTGTCAGTTGGTGGTCTGCTGGCACTGACGCTTGTTTCAGTCATTTCCTCTGCTATCGCCAGACGGATTACGCAACCGATATCCGATGTTGCCAATGCGGCCAACAGGATTGTTCAGGGCAATCTGTCTGTCCGGGTGGAGAGTGATACCAGACTGGGCGGCCAGGAAATCTCGGGTCTGGTCCAGAATTTCAACCAACTGACTGAGTCTCTTGAAATTTCTGAGAAGCGGGTCAGGCAGGATATGGCCGCGATTGCACATGAACTGCGAACGCCGCTGACCATTCTTATCGGGCGGCTACAGGGCATTCGTGACGGCGTATTTGAGGCCAGAGAGGAGGAGTATGATCGTCTTCTTGGGCAGACGCATATGCTGGCGGTTCTGATTGAGGATCTGAGAACCGTATCCCTTGGGAATGCTGGCGCTATCCGCCTGAACTGCATGGTTCTGGATCTGGCTGATGCGGTTGGAGCGGCTGTTGGTGCTATCAAACCGCGCCTTCAGGAACAGGATATGGTGGTCCTCTCTGATTTGCAGCCGGTTAAGGTGCATGCTGATGGAAGCAGGATCCAGCAGATAACCACCAACCTTCTGGAAAATGCTCTGCGGTATGCCTCAGACGGGCAGCGGGTTGAGATTGTAACCGGCAGGGAAGGTGACCGGGCCTTTCTTGAGATTTCCGACTGTGGTCCGGGCTTTCCTGACGGGAATGCAGAAACCTATTTTGAGGCGTTCAAGAGAGGCGATGAATCCCGATCACGCGCGACGGGTGGGTCAGGGCTGGGGCTTGCCGTTGTTGCAACTCTGGTCAAAGCACATGGCGGAGATATTTCTGCTTCCAACCGATCTGGTGGCGGAGCCTGTTTCCGTATCCTGATGCCAATGGCACACGATCAGTCCATCTCTCACAGTGCTGATGGTTCGATCACGTGA
- a CDS encoding response regulator yields the protein MECAGIEGAALDNALILIVEDEPDISSILEAYFQREGFRTVCAGDGEMGLQHHQMLKPDLVVLDINLPKADGFTVLGELRQRGDTPVMMVTALAEDLDKLSALRIGADDYVVKPFNPLEVVARAKAILRRGRSTEAAVFRLGDLVVDPTAHTAFVQSDGSKAHLDLTLTEFTLLAHMIRVPSKAFSRAELLDACFPDSDALERTIDSHVSNLRRKLDKGGAEGMLTSVRGIGYRLS from the coding sequence ATGGAATGTGCGGGAATTGAGGGGGCTGCATTGGATAATGCGCTGATACTGATTGTTGAGGATGAGCCGGATATCTCCTCCATTCTGGAAGCCTACTTTCAGCGTGAGGGATTCCGTACAGTCTGTGCAGGAGATGGTGAGATGGGGCTGCAGCATCACCAGATGCTGAAACCCGATCTTGTGGTTCTTGATATCAATCTGCCAAAAGCTGACGGATTTACCGTATTGGGAGAGCTGCGTCAGCGGGGTGATACGCCAGTGATGATGGTGACGGCACTGGCGGAAGATCTCGATAAACTGTCGGCGTTACGCATCGGTGCGGATGACTACGTGGTCAAACCATTCAATCCATTGGAAGTGGTCGCCCGGGCCAAGGCGATTTTACGGCGCGGCCGGTCTACCGAGGCTGCTGTGTTCCGGCTGGGTGATCTTGTGGTTGACCCAACAGCGCATACCGCTTTTGTTCAAAGTGATGGGTCGAAAGCGCATCTTGATCTTACATTGACCGAGTTTACGCTCCTTGCCCATATGATCCGGGTGCCGAGCAAGGCGTTTTCCCGTGCGGAGTTGCTGGACGCGTGCTTCCCTGACAGCGATGCCCTTGAGCGGACCATCGACAGTCATGTGAGTAATCTGAGGCGCAAGCTGGACAAGGGAGGGGCAGAAGGAATGCTGACATCTGTCCGTGGTATCGGCTACCGCCTGTCCTGA
- a CDS encoding SH3 domain-containing protein has protein sequence MPGYMKTLPVTGTLLAIGLVISGGLLSAPAYAYPAEAVTALNVRTGPGVKHKRISTLARYETVDVRKCTSTGWCKISFRGKSGWVSKRYLVNAREVLPPVIVRPEPNVLIIEPEPEIVIIEPEPEILIVEPEPEVVIIDENEGIAVIDGPDGTAIIDEKEGITVIDGPDGSAIIDEREGIAVFENEDGTVLVDENEGVAVIDDGTDLVIIED, from the coding sequence ATGCCCGGATACATGAAAACACTCCCTGTCACAGGAACACTTCTTGCCATCGGCCTGGTAATATCAGGCGGGCTTCTGTCTGCTCCGGCATATGCCTACCCGGCAGAAGCCGTTACAGCCCTCAACGTCCGTACCGGCCCCGGCGTAAAACACAAGCGTATTTCCACGCTGGCCCGATACGAGACAGTCGACGTCAGGAAATGCACGTCAACAGGATGGTGCAAAATCAGCTTCCGCGGGAAATCCGGATGGGTATCCAAGAGATATCTTGTCAATGCCCGCGAGGTTCTTCCGCCCGTTATTGTGCGCCCGGAACCAAATGTCCTTATTATTGAGCCAGAACCGGAGATCGTCATTATCGAGCCGGAACCGGAAATCCTGATTGTTGAGCCAGAGCCGGAGGTTGTCATCATCGATGAAAACGAAGGTATCGCCGTTATAGACGGCCCGGACGGCACTGCCATTATTGATGAGAAAGAAGGCATTACCGTCATAGATGGCCCTGACGGTTCCGCCATCATTGATGAGAGAGAAGGCATCGCCGTTTTTGAAAACGAAGATGGTACGGTCCTTGTCGATGAAAATGAAGGGGTTGCTGTGATTGATGACGGCACAGACCTCGTCATCA